Proteins encoded by one window of Anas platyrhynchos isolate ZD024472 breed Pekin duck chromosome 14, IASCAAS_PekinDuck_T2T, whole genome shotgun sequence:
- the SPRY4 gene encoding protein sprouty homolog 4: MEPRIPHNITVVPNSVMVQPLLDSRIPYGRLQHPLTILPIDQMKTTHIENDYTDNPTASQLAAQKRPRGPHELVLTNPHLQRCEQDVTHPWISFSGRPSSISSSSSTSSDQRLLDHMAPVPVAEQSSPRAVRIQPKAINCKPLDLKGPVSQELDKHFLLCEACGKCKCKECALPRTLPSCWVCNQECLCSAQNLVNYSTCMCLVKGVFYHCTNEDDEGTCADHPCSCSHSNCCARWSFMSALSLVLPCLLCYLPATGCVKLSQRCYDQVSRPGCRCKNTNSVICKALPESKASRPEKPF; encoded by the coding sequence ATGGAGCCCCGGATTCCCCACAACATCACCGTTGTCCCCAATTCTGTGATGGTCCAGCCCTTGCTGGACAGTCGGATCCCCTATGGGAGGCTGCAGCACCCGCTCACCATCCTGCCCATTGACCAAATGAAGACGACCCACATAGAGAACGACTACACCGACAACCCCACCGCCTCCCAGCTGGCAGCCCAGAAGCGCCCCCGGGGCCCCCATGAACTGGTCCTGACCAACCCGCACCTGCAGCGGTGCGAGCAGGACGTCACCCACCCCTGGATCTCGTTCAGCGGGCGCCCCAgctccatcagcagcagcagcagcacgtcTTCAGACCAAAGGCTCTTGGACCACATGGCCCCGGTGCCCGTGGCGGAGCAGTCCTCGCCCCGAGCGGTTCGCATTCAGCCCAAGGCGATTAACTGCAAACCCCTGGACCTGAAGGGGCCCGTGTCTCAGGAACTGGACAAGCACTTTCTGCTGTGCGAAGCCTGTGGGAAATGCAAGTGCAAGGAGTGCGCGCTGCCCCGGACTCTGCCGTCCTGCTGGGTGTGCAACCAAGAGTGCCTCTGCTCGGCACAGAACCTGGTCAACTACTCCACCTGCATGTGTCTCGTCAAGGGCGTCTTCTACCACTGCACCAACGAGGACGACGAGGGCACGTGCGCCGAccacccctgctcctgctcccactCCAACTGCTGCGCCCGCTGGTCCTTCATGAGCGCCCTGtccctggtgctgccctgcttgCTCTGCTACCTGCCCGCCACCGGCTGCGTCAAGCTGTCCCAGCGCTGCTACGACCAAGTGAGCCGGCCCGGATGCAGatgcaaaaacacaaacagtgtCATTTGCAAGGCGCTGCCGGAGAGCAAAGCCAGCAGGCCAGAGAAACCTTTTTGA